A part of Candidatus Moraniibacteriota bacterium genomic DNA contains:
- a CDS encoding arginine--tRNA ligase, with the protein MKELLQSALKDAFQSLFDEGGKTLSCEGEPSFDVTFPKDDSHGDYTSNIALSLARHLKQSPLDIAHRLEEQLSKDNRLRQFTIEVVAPGYINFSATPEMLAGIVAEICAKKNEYGAQERNDHGKILLEFISANPTGPLHMGNARGGFFGDTLSRILKKCGYDVSTEYYVNDAGEQVAKLGHSVLKDTEAVYGGEYIDDLGKRWARQSGTSSTTDPRVVGAWAGRIVLEEYIQKTVSERMGISFDDFISEKNDIVEAGYVDRAISFLKEEGLTHEEQGALWLRTTQYGDDKDRVLIKANGERTYFASDCGYLLHKKERGFDRISEVWGADHHGYVARFHAAAEALGFARDRVTFTLVQLVRLVKNGQEVRMSKRAGNIVTVDELLNRIDVDVVRFFFLMYSPDTHMNFDMGLAEERSQKNPVFYVQYAHARMASIFRKAEEELGMNMQEFSVNQEEIHLQNSKEILLVRHLAKFSEVLCSAVETSTVHQLPQYAIRLADLFHSFYNECTVLDSGNMPVTRSRLALVGATKNVLAETLRLIGVSVPERM; encoded by the coding sequence ATGAAAGAACTCTTGCAATCAGCACTCAAAGACGCATTCCAATCACTTTTCGATGAAGGAGGGAAGACTCTTTCGTGTGAAGGGGAACCTTCTTTCGATGTGACATTCCCAAAAGATGACTCGCATGGAGACTATACATCGAACATTGCTCTTTCGCTTGCGAGGCATTTGAAGCAATCGCCACTTGATATAGCTCACCGTCTTGAAGAGCAGTTGTCCAAGGATAATCGCTTGAGACAATTTACTATTGAAGTTGTTGCTCCGGGGTATATCAATTTTTCGGCCACTCCGGAGATGCTTGCGGGAATTGTAGCGGAAATATGCGCCAAGAAGAATGAATATGGCGCACAAGAGCGCAATGATCATGGCAAGATTCTTCTGGAATTCATCTCTGCCAACCCGACCGGACCGCTCCATATGGGGAATGCTCGCGGAGGATTCTTTGGTGATACGCTCTCGCGAATTCTGAAGAAGTGCGGCTATGACGTTTCAACTGAATATTATGTGAATGATGCCGGGGAGCAGGTTGCGAAGCTTGGGCATAGTGTCCTTAAAGATACTGAAGCGGTATATGGTGGTGAGTATATCGATGATCTTGGGAAGAGATGGGCGCGACAGTCGGGAACTTCGAGTACGACCGATCCGCGAGTTGTTGGAGCGTGGGCAGGGCGGATTGTTCTGGAAGAATACATTCAGAAAACCGTTTCGGAGCGAATGGGAATATCGTTTGACGATTTTATCTCTGAAAAAAACGATATCGTCGAGGCAGGATATGTCGATCGGGCAATCTCGTTTCTCAAAGAGGAGGGACTGACCCATGAAGAGCAAGGCGCTCTTTGGCTTCGGACGACGCAGTATGGTGATGATAAAGACCGAGTACTCATAAAAGCAAATGGAGAAAGGACCTATTTTGCGTCGGACTGTGGGTATCTTCTCCACAAAAAGGAACGTGGCTTTGACCGAATCAGCGAGGTCTGGGGTGCTGATCACCATGGGTATGTGGCGAGGTTTCACGCGGCGGCGGAGGCACTTGGCTTTGCCCGGGATCGAGTGACGTTTACACTGGTTCAATTGGTACGCTTGGTAAAGAATGGTCAGGAAGTCCGCATGTCCAAGCGCGCTGGGAATATCGTGACGGTAGATGAATTGCTCAATCGGATTGATGTTGATGTGGTGCGATTCTTCTTTCTCATGTATTCCCCTGATACACACATGAATTTCGATATGGGACTTGCCGAAGAGCGAAGTCAGAAGAACCCGGTCTTCTATGTACAGTATGCTCATGCGCGTATGGCGAGTATTTTCCGGAAAGCCGAAGAAGAACTTGGTATGAATATGCAAGAATTCTCTGTCAATCAAGAAGAAATACACCTTCAGAATTCGAAAGAGATTCTTTTGGTGCGACACTTGGCGAAGTTTTCAGAAGTGCTTTGCTCTGCCGTTGAAACGTCTACTGTGCACCAGCTTCCTCAGTATGCGATTCGTCTCGCCGATCTTTTCCACTCGTTTTACAACGAATGTACGGTTCTTGATTCCGGGAATATGCCCGTGACACGATCACGTCTCGCGCTTGTCGGTGCGACCAAGAATGTGCTCGCGGAGACGCTTCGATTGATTGGTGTCTCTGTGCCAGAGAGGATGTGA
- a CDS encoding LamG domain-containing protein: MKLSLTHFLQWGGIAAVLLVVVGLNYDFESKASMQLNGSVESSLSQSLRGYWKLDDGSGTNATDSSGNTNTLAMTGSPSWTTGNIGPYALDFSGSGQYLSVADPASGVLDFADGADFSITGWFNRDTFTADHTIVAKKTDQTTNAGYVLWIDNNGGTDYLNFEIADGTDTYSVASSTDFSATGWHNFAAVWDDSNGMYLYIDGGLNSSTTTSTASIGSLANTNAFRIGAESDAGVPFDGKLDDIRVYGSALSASDVLKLYQTTAPAQPVDTGLVGHWTFDGPDIAGTTAIDRSSFGNNGTITGAVPTIGKLGQGMGFDGTASTSIDAGSGSSLDNLPAMTIAFWVRIESFPTLKNYVLSKDLNCCGASVGWITSFHSYYKMFALEVQYDGGTNLNASTPDNSFTSSDFGVWTHVAVTWTGSQSTSGMTFYKNGVALTTSNWDDGIGSRADDSGYPVTIGAAPNYEGNGIDGSLDDIRLYNRVLSATEVVNLYTLGR; this comes from the coding sequence ATGAAACTCTCCCTCACACATTTCCTCCAGTGGGGCGGCATCGCCGCCGTGCTGCTTGTTGTCGTCGGACTCAACTACGATTTCGAATCCAAAGCCAGCATGCAGCTCAATGGTTCTGTCGAGAGCTCGCTCTCCCAATCCCTCCGCGGCTACTGGAAACTCGATGACGGCTCCGGCACCAACGCGACCGACAGTAGCGGAAACACGAACACCCTCGCCATGACCGGCTCCCCGAGTTGGACGACGGGGAATATCGGTCCATACGCTCTCGACTTCTCCGGCTCGGGACAATACCTCTCCGTCGCCGATCCCGCAAGCGGTGTCCTCGACTTTGCCGATGGCGCCGACTTCTCCATCACCGGCTGGTTCAACCGAGACACTTTCACCGCCGATCACACGATCGTCGCCAAGAAAACAGATCAAACGACCAATGCCGGCTATGTGCTATGGATAGATAACAATGGAGGAACCGATTACCTCAACTTCGAGATCGCCGATGGAACCGATACCTACAGCGTCGCTTCCTCTACCGACTTCAGCGCGACCGGTTGGCACAACTTTGCCGCCGTCTGGGATGACTCGAACGGCATGTATCTCTATATAGATGGCGGTCTCAACAGTAGCACGACCACATCAACCGCAAGTATCGGCAGTCTCGCCAATACCAATGCCTTCCGTATCGGCGCGGAATCAGATGCGGGCGTTCCCTTTGACGGGAAGCTCGACGATATTCGCGTCTATGGCTCCGCCCTGAGCGCAAGCGATGTCTTGAAGCTCTACCAAACGACCGCGCCGGCACAGCCGGTCGACACAGGGCTCGTCGGGCACTGGACCTTTGACGGACCGGATATTGCGGGGACGACCGCGATCGATCGGTCAAGTTTTGGGAATAATGGAACGATAACGGGAGCGGTACCGACGATCGGGAAATTGGGCCAGGGGATGGGGTTTGATGGGACGGCGTCTACCTCAATCGATGCCGGGTCGGGGAGTTCTCTCGATAATCTGCCTGCCATGACCATAGCTTTCTGGGTGCGCATTGAATCCTTCCCGACCTTAAAGAACTATGTCCTCTCGAAAGATTTGAATTGTTGCGGCGCGTCAGTCGGATGGATAACATCATTCCATTCGTACTACAAAATGTTTGCCCTCGAAGTACAATACGATGGCGGAACGAATTTGAACGCGAGTACACCGGACAATAGTTTCACTAGCAGTGACTTCGGAGTATGGACGCATGTGGCAGTCACTTGGACAGGGAGCCAGTCAACATCGGGTATGACCTTCTACAAAAACGGAGTCGCTTTGACAACAAGCAATTGGGATGACGGAATAGGGAGCCGTGCTGATGATAGCGGCTATCCAGTTACAATTGGCGCCGCCCCAAACTACGAAGGAAATGGAATTGACGGCTCCCTCGACGATATACGCCTCTATAACCGCGTCCTCTCGGCGACGGAAGTAGTGAACCTCTATACTCTCGGGCGGTAG
- the recQ gene encoding DNA helicase RecQ — MSTPLHILKTQFGFDSFRSHQEAIIEAVLAGRDAFVLMPTGGGKSLCYQIPALLLPNVTVVISPLIALMKDQVDALRVAGVAAEYLNSSLSPEEQDRVLASLVRRKTKLLYIAPERLFGASSLVPFLQEVGVSLFAVDEAHCISAWGHDFRPEYRFLSDLKKFFSATPTVALTATADDLTSQDIVERLALHSPLFFKSSFDRPNIHYTIEPKAKSFERLIRYLATRRNDSGIVYTLSRKSADSVARRLTEAGFSALSYHAGLDASVRDKHQGRFLRDETKIIVATIAFGMGINKSNVRFVVHMDLPKNIESYYQETGRAGRDGLQSEALLFYSPADVQKLARFALVDGNEEQSVVMLRKLKQLADLCEANVCRRHLILRYFGEVFPESCDACDVCLSERTTFDGTLIAQKLLSAVFRLHERFGLGYTIDVLRGSKSEKIRPEHRAIKTFGAGTDTSREAWFRYAKDLIALGFLKQVGEPYPTLSLTEKSAAVLRGETRVMLTASVEVKKEVEVVIPAHEATLLDQLKALRTDYAQKENVPPYIIFSDATLLELATFLPSDISELARISGFGEVKTRRYGKAFLSVVATYCREHGLSSKMSEKISVRSRRKIR, encoded by the coding sequence ATGTCCACCCCGCTTCATATTTTGAAAACGCAGTTTGGGTTTGATTCGTTTCGCTCTCATCAGGAGGCGATTATCGAAGCAGTGCTCGCTGGGAGAGATGCCTTTGTGCTCATGCCGACGGGCGGTGGGAAGTCGCTTTGCTATCAGATTCCAGCGCTTCTTTTGCCAAATGTCACTGTGGTTATTTCGCCACTCATCGCGCTGATGAAGGATCAAGTGGATGCACTTCGGGTGGCTGGTGTTGCGGCGGAATATCTCAATTCGTCGCTCTCGCCCGAAGAGCAGGATCGGGTGCTCGCCTCTCTTGTGCGCAGGAAGACGAAGCTCTTGTATATTGCGCCCGAGCGACTTTTTGGCGCGTCATCCCTTGTTCCGTTCTTGCAAGAAGTGGGCGTGTCACTTTTTGCGGTTGATGAGGCGCACTGTATCTCGGCATGGGGACATGATTTTCGTCCGGAGTATCGCTTCCTTTCCGACCTCAAGAAATTCTTCTCTGCGACGCCGACGGTCGCGCTCACGGCAACGGCGGACGATTTGACGAGTCAGGATATTGTCGAACGACTCGCGCTCCACTCACCGCTCTTTTTCAAATCGAGCTTTGACCGTCCAAATATCCACTATACTATCGAACCGAAAGCAAAGAGTTTTGAGCGATTGATTCGCTATCTTGCAACGCGCCGCAATGATTCCGGTATTGTCTATACGCTGTCACGGAAATCTGCTGACAGTGTGGCAAGGCGACTTACTGAAGCAGGATTCTCGGCGCTATCCTATCATGCAGGGCTCGATGCGAGTGTACGAGACAAACATCAGGGTCGATTTCTCCGCGATGAGACCAAGATTATTGTTGCGACGATTGCTTTTGGTATGGGAATCAACAAGTCCAATGTGCGATTTGTTGTCCATATGGATCTCCCCAAGAATATCGAGAGCTACTATCAGGAGACGGGGCGTGCTGGCCGGGATGGTCTTCAGAGTGAAGCGCTCCTCTTCTATTCGCCGGCAGATGTGCAGAAGCTCGCACGGTTTGCACTCGTTGATGGGAATGAAGAGCAATCGGTCGTTATGCTCCGCAAGCTCAAACAGCTGGCAGACCTCTGCGAGGCAAATGTGTGTCGACGACATCTCATCTTGCGCTATTTCGGTGAAGTTTTTCCAGAATCATGCGATGCCTGTGATGTGTGTCTCTCCGAACGGACGACATTTGATGGCACGCTTATTGCGCAGAAATTGCTTTCGGCAGTCTTTCGTCTCCATGAGCGATTTGGTCTTGGCTATACTATAGACGTGCTTCGCGGATCGAAATCCGAGAAGATTCGCCCCGAGCATCGTGCCATAAAAACTTTTGGCGCGGGCACAGACACTTCTCGGGAAGCGTGGTTTCGCTATGCCAAGGATCTCATCGCATTGGGATTCCTGAAGCAAGTGGGCGAACCATACCCGACACTTTCACTGACAGAGAAGAGCGCTGCTGTACTTCGTGGTGAGACACGGGTAATGCTGACCGCTTCAGTGGAAGTCAAAAAGGAAGTAGAGGTAGTCATTCCTGCTCACGAAGCGACACTTCTCGATCAACTCAAAGCGCTTCGTACGGACTATGCGCAGAAAGAAAACGTGCCGCCCTACATTATCTTCTCCGATGCGACACTTCTCGAGCTTGCCACATTTCTTCCATCGGACATATCCGAGCTTGCGCGAATCTCTGGCTTCGGAGAAGTGAAGACGCGGCGATATGGCAAAGCCTTCCTCAGTGTTGTCGCTACCTATTGTCGAGAACACGGACTGTCATCAAAAATGTCGGAGAAAATTTCGGTTCGTTCTCGCCGAAAGATAAGGTGA